The genomic stretch CATGATCTGAGGGGAGCCCTGGAGGATGTCATCGAGTTGCAGCTGAGCGAGAGTGTGCTGAAGATGCAGGCCAAGCCCGTGACCACACCTCAATCGCTGACGCTGCTCAAGAGCTGTGCGGCCAGTGTGCTCATTGAGAATCCCGATCCCATGCCGGATAACAGCTATGCGAGCATTCTCAGAGGAGATCAGGCGGATGCCATGTCAGGTGAGGGTTAGCAATAATTTCAACCAGGAAAACCTTATCCTATTTGTGTATCTCCTTAGATTCCGCCAAATTCCGAAAACTCTGCGATGCCATCGACACTCCAACGAAGCTCTACGATGAGCGACAATTTCCGCCTGTCGCCATTGCGGCCAAAGATTGACCAAAACGCCGCAGTTCCATAGACATGGTCTTTGTAGAAAAACCATAGAAATATCGACcccaaaaacaatataaaaaccCTTAGAAAAGTTgtccaaaaaaatatatgaaaaatgtACTTTTAAGTTCTGCTAAAAagcaaaatcaacaaaaaggAAATACTCCAAACAagaaaatttaacaaaaaaagtattttaatttatatactAACTGTAAGAATTAATCCTCTTTAATTTCCAATcgattttgtatataaatatatctttaaCTATAGAAACTTCCCATAATTGTTAACAAATTTATATCTTGGCTTTCTCATTCCGTTAATATCTCCATTTGTCCAAGTGTTCTCATAGATTCTCTCTAATGCAGTTATCCAAACTCTGTATTTTTGTatgatatataaatatatatatatttagtgATATAACAAATTATTATAGTAATAGTAAAGACTTAGCAAATTGTGCGATAGAAGCTCAacagaaaatcaaaaaaaaaaaaactaaaaacaaaaatacaggaggaaacaaagcaacaaataaTGTACCTTACAAAACTGAATGAAACACTAAACGTATTCAATTAGCTTtgcaaataattaatataacaaTTAAATGTTTAACAAACATAAAcgtaaattaaatattataaatatacaaacataAACTCGGAGCAGCGTAATGTCAATGAAAAATCTTaagtattttaaatattattcatTATTGAAACAATAGTTATAATTTATGAACTTTAGGCATGTCATGACATAATTTAATATCTTATTCGATTTGCAATTAATgaaaaaagcaattaaaaaagattaaagcaatttatttatgcccaaaataatttaaattaatttaattaaatgaaaaaattataaaatacaaaaaaataaaaaaaaagaaaaacaaatagaaaaaaatttaaaaacctgaaaaaaacaaataaaaattacaaaaaccCCTAAAACAATTGTGTGATTTGTTAATTAACTCAAGGTAACTGAAGATAAATAATAAGTAAGAGGAAAGGTCTCTGTAGTGATACTTCTTTAAGAAATAATAGCTAAGAAATCATTATATACTGTATATGCATATTGTAGAACCTTTATGAGGTGTTGAAAAATCTTTTATATCACTAAGGACAGGCAGTTCTACAATCGAAAATTGATAAAATTTccgtatattttatatgtcGTTCTGGAAGGTTATAGAGATTTCGATAGAGACTTTTAAAAGGCATTCTAAAAACATTTTACGATTCAAGAATTTCCGCTGGGATCCATTGAAACTTTATTATTAACAAGGGGAATATTTAAATGCTTTTCCTTGGATTAAAGAAGGATTGTAGTAAGAATATTCtgcaaatttttaaatttgtaggGCATTATAGTAAAAATACTTGTTAAAAACATTTAGTGTAGGGCTATAGTCTTGGGAATAGTGTTACTGGATCCCGTCTAACAATAAGATTTAGGTTTATTTATGGGTTGAAAGAGTATTGTGTTACGAAACATGACTGGAAATAGTTGTAAAAAGTACTAATGATGCGAATTGTATGCCATTTAAGGTCTTAAGGTACACCATTACTCAATTTGCTGGCGCGTTGGTTCTTAGATGGTTCCATCTGATGGTCCTGATCCATCTCCTCCTGAttatgatgatggtgatggcggtgatggtgatgatgatgatgatgtcgaTGGTGTGGTTGCTCTGGCAGTGGTATAACCTCTGGCTCTTCTTCGGGTTCCAGAACTTCATCCATTTGCGTTGACTTATCCACTTTCCAGACAATTTCCGGTGGAGGAGTTTTCTGGGATTTCAGTGAGAACATGGAGCCTATTTTCTTCAGCTTATTATGAACCGAAGCCTCAATATCGGGATCGGCCAAGCTCTTAAGGCTCTTCATGGATAATGGCTTCGATGTCGACGAGGGCTTAGAACGACTTGAACGGGATTTACCGGATTTTGAAGAAGAGCTAGAActggaggatgaggatgagctGCCGGAACCAGAGCTGGTGTGCACTGGCTTTGTGGTAATCCAAATTTTCATTGCAAAAAAAACTTCCGATCGTAAGGCTTCCTTGAGAGAGATCTGTTTTGGGAAAAGACTTTAATCAAACAGGATTCTGATTTCagaatatattaaatatgacTTACCTTCTCTTCAATGGCCACAGATTTCACATTCCAAAAGAATTCCGTGCATCCTAGAACCATAGCCGAGAGCAGTCCTAATCCCAGGACCAGGAATACACCGCCCACATTCTCCAGACCCAATTCGGGGGTGTCGCCCCCACCATCCTCGCTCTTCTCacagctgccgccgccatgCATCTCCTTCCACCACTTGCGCTTCAGCTCCGCCAGGTTGCCCAGCTCTCCCAGCTTCAGGACTGCTCCACTGATCTGCTTGCGATACGGAGAATCTATGGAAGAAATATGGATGTAAAGTCTATCATCTTCTGCTGGTGATAGTGGACTTACTAAAAGGCATTGCAATGCCATAGCTTTTATAGTCCAACCAGCCACCGATCTGCACAAGATCGCACTTTCTCTCTACATTGTACTCCAAAGTGGTTGACTCCATCATGAAGGCATAGAGATTCTTGCCCTTCTGCACCCTCTCAACACCTTCGTCATTTGTTTTGGTAAATACCGATGGACTGGCACTCTCCATGGCGGTCCACATTTTTTGATATGTCGTAAAGTTAGAGTCGCGAAAGAAACCCAAAGTGGAGCCGCCCAGCATGGCACCATATTTGATCTTGGTCTGGGCAGCCAGATCCTCGGCATTACTGATTGAGTTACCCTGGCGAGAATTGGTCAGAAAGGCAGCCAAATTGGCTGTATAGGAGTTCAACATCATGAGAGCAAAGAACCACCACATTCCAGTCACTAAACGGGTTGAGGCAGCCCTAAAAAAGGATCATTATATTAATGAAAATCCCTGTTAAGAAGCTCCCACCTACTTGGGCAATATATCGCAGCCTTGTCCCATCAACGATCCAATCGACAGCCACGTGGTGTTCATTATCGTCCAGATATTCTCAACTTCCTCGGGTTCCTTGCAGGGATGCGGATTCTCCCAGTCGTCGGGCGCCATACGGGCCAGAGCGAAGAGCAGCAGCGATATAAACAGATATGCCGAACCCATATAGATCCACACATCCAAGGAGAAGGGCGACAGGAATGAGAATAGATCGGTGGGTGGTATGGGCGGCTTTGAGAACAGTATGCTGATGCCCAGGGTCATAAAGGGTGGCGTAAAATCCACAGCCTGACGTCTGGATGAGGTCATTGTCAGATCACAGATGCCCAGATCAGCATTCTGGGAAGAAGATGGTTAAAATATATAGTTTATAATTATAAACTCACCCCATCGATTAGTTGCCTAACAATGCCATCCCACAGTTGTGTGGTTGGATTGCGGGATCCATATCTGCCATCGGGTGACATACGGAATTCGTACTTAAAATTTAGCATTTGAGCGATGGCATCTATGAGATCTATGGAGTAGCCCTCGTATCGGGCGTTTCCATAGAGCACCTCACCCTCCTCGGGTTCTTTTAGAGTGAGAAAGGGCGCTCCCAAACGggaggatataataaaggTTTTGTTGGACAACTTTTGACCCACTCGCTTTTCGCTTTCCTCATCATCGTTGAGGATATCCAAACCATTGACGGGATCCCAGGTGGCCAGATCCAAATATCCACCGGCATTCACTTCCATGAAGCGTAAGGTGAAGAAGCTTCGCTGGCCGTACTCATTAAAATCAATGCGACCCGTCGAGGCCTCATCAGACCGCTAAAAAATATAGATCTTTCAAGAGAGAATATCTTTGATGGGTTCAACATACATTCTCTTACCGCTTTCATAAACTCTATAATACGTCTACCATGGGGCCAGgactttttccttttgcattCCACCTCAGGGGCTGTCAGTTCTTCGAGAATTCCCAGTTCCGTCAAACCCTTGGAGAACAGCCAGACTGCATCGTTGAGGAGTATCATCAGTGTCTTAACCCGACCTGGATCTACTTTGTAGTATCGTCCGTCTCTTTTCTCATGCTCTTCCCAATCGTGTACCACATTCTTGATGTGAAAATCTGTGGGATCCATCAGACGAACTGTCGTTATGTTTGCATCCACGCCAGAGAGTTCACCGAAGTCCATAGTGTGTGTGTCCAGAAGGGGTATGAAGACACTCTGCAAAGAATATAGTCGTTACTAGGTTCTATAATACATCTTTCTATCTAACTCCACCTGATATTCCCCCAACATTTTCAGTTCGTTTGCCTGTTGCAAGAGGCTCAATAGATTCGAGGGCGAACAGTGCACAATCAAACAATTATCTGTGGATAGTTTAATTTCCTTTAAAAATGGTCTGTAGTCCTCATCTGGACCAAGCTGTTTCATTGTAGTGGGCATGTTGCTGGGTTCACCGATTTGTAAAATATCCTGCAATTGTTGGAGCTCTAAAAGGGAGAACAAATTTAGATTATCATTTTACATAAAGAGGATCTAGATACCTCTATCCGATTCATAGATAATCGTAAAACTTCGCCAGCCAAAACTCTGTACTATTTCTGCAAATCCTTGGGATAGCAATAGGTTATCGGGATGTACATTCAGGGTCATGGTGGAGTGCTGGCGATCTGGTATGGACTCATTGGGCAGCCAATCGTAGACAATGTGGGGTATGTCTAGGGTATTGCAAATCGAGGCAATAATATCTAAAAgagattaaaaaaatattgtattttcttgaattttggaTAAGTTGTTTCTGTATTTACCCGAACTACTGCCTGTACTGGGTCCAAAAATGGCTATAACCCCTTGGGAAATCAAATTGCAAACTGAAAGAAGACCGATTACAGAGAATACTTCGAGAAAGTTCATTATTTCTTACCCATCTTTTCCATAATAAAACTATCGTCCGTATTGGCATACACCACAGTCGGAACAAGTTCTATATTTCGTTCCAATATATTTGCCCGATCCACTGCTGTGCGAAATGCAATTTCTGCTTCATCCTTGTCCGATGTAAAGATGCTGCCTAGAAAATGAGTGCAAAAATGTACGCAGCCCTTGAGACAGTGACCCAATTTCGTGCGAAACTTACCCACCATAAACTGCTGTCTAGCTCTGGCTAATGACAGCAGAATCAGcactaaatatatattaaataatgaCCACATTTTATGAACTAGAGCTTGGGGTTTTCCATTTGAAGTAGGAGATTATTCCTAATGGTTTTTTCGCCTGATGATGTAAAACTTGCAGCGCGACAATATTTCGACACAATATGCAAACTGTGTTGCTCGGAGGTCTGCAATGCAATGAGAGCTAAAtccgaatcggaatcggaattaGAGCTATGCTAAAATTAAAAGCAGTTCAGCGGATAtacacgagagagagagagcacccTCTGGGGTTTGTTTTGCTCAACATATTCTAAACAATTACGGATCATAGGAATCTtaaagagaaagagtgatCTACTTGGATCGTGGCCAATAAAGTGTTGTCTCTCATTGAGATAAATATTTCATGTTTTAATGCTCGTACTACACTTAGActtaaatttgaaaattgtcGCGAAATTGTGACAGATCATCAGTTCTGGATGATGGTTCTTCCGGTGTGAAGGTAGTGCTTCGGAAATTCCACAGTTTTCGGCAGCAAATTGTTCTTAGATTTGTCTTTGAAAGCGCTTCTAAGTTCGATCTTCTGCTTCAAAGCTTATACCTTCTTGCGTACTAGATGGTCGTAGAACACCACATATCCTAATTTGGGAGAGTAAACCATCGATCTTTTGGCATTTCTCGAATACAAATTAGCCTGGCCACCGACTGTGATAATCTTATGATCGCCCTTGTGCATAAACAACAGACCAAAGTGATGATCGTGCATCACCAAATAGTTATCGCTGTGCGTATACTTGACCATATTGTAGCGTGCATTCGAATAGCTCAAATGATGGGCCATGGGCCTCACACGACAACGGCCCTCAAAGACGCACTTCCAGTCAATTTTCTTGGTATCGCTGCCGCCCATGCGCCAACTGCTGTCCAGATCTATGTAACCAGAGATCTCATAACCATCACTGGATATATATGAAGTAAACACTATGGTCTGTGAAGAGCCATCATCATTTATCTTAGCAAATATGTCTAAGTAGCACCGCAAACTTACCGATAAATACTTATTCAAGTTGGGTACTTCGCGTCGCTTAAACTCTAGCAGCACTGGATCATTGTTCGAGGGTGACATAAAGTCGCCCAACAGCCCCATCGCGGTAGTCTTTGGTCTGATGGCCTGTTCGGCAATAAGCACACGTCTATCGAACTCATCGTTGTCGTAGGGGACCTTGGTGGTGCGGTATCCCAGCTGTACAATAGATTTGATGATCTTTTGGTTGCTCAGAAAGCGTTCATCGTCTGCAGTGGCAAAGGAGTTGATGTAATCATTGTATGTATCGAATTCTAAGACACTAAAGTCCACTTGATGACTGCCCATTTCGTGGTGTAAGAAGTGTTCAGTGTTTTTGGGTGAATTTTGGtgtaattattttttagtttatttttgtgtgtttaacTGTTGtagtgtttctgtttgttgtagtattttttgtgATATTGTGTATTTTTGATGGAAAAATCCGAGACTATATGCCTAATATAGATGTTCCTGGACAGTAGAAAGCAAACCTCAACCAATCCAAACCATTTGCATGCGGTAACTCTAAGTTGAGGTTCCTCTTTGGCTatgcgtcatgcggcagcgcccctcattcttcatttattccAATGAAAATTGTAAAAGGAAAGGGTTTTCCCTTACATTTgatcaaaatatatttcatatttgaattaaatattaattttactGGCGATTAATTGCACTATGTTTGTATTTGGCTGTGTTTCCTTTTACTACGCCACAAATCTCTGAGTTTATGGCTATAAGTGTGCCGCGTCTTGCgtcagcgcccctcggtctgCACTTTTTCCTGGGATAACAGCCTTTATCTTGgtttaatattataatatttctCTTTACATCTCTATTTGATATAAACATATCTGAGATCTGGGCGGCATGGGAATAGTCGTATCCcctctgttgtttttttttatattacaTCTAATACTAGTACTTCATCAAATATTATCCCCTATATCGTTATTTCTACACTAGTTTTCATCAACAAATATCTTTATTGAAATCAACAAAATCCAGAGCAAAACCATGTCTTACGACAGTTCAACGTCCACACCTGATGGATGGGGTGGACCCCGGCCGAGTTTTACATTGTCTGTCGATAGTCGCTCCCTTGGAGCGCCCATGCCTAGCCTGGCATCAGTTTTTGGTAGTGACTCACACTGGTATAATACGGTTACTTTAAGCGGATCTCGTTCTGGCAGCAGTTCAAGGGGAACAGTTGGAAAATCCATCCCTAGTTGGATATCTGGCCTGCGTTCGAAACGGCCAAGTATAACTCGCTTGATCCAAAAAAATTACGAAAATGCTGTCGATTTCAGATCAGTAGAGAGCAAGCTTAATATCAGCACACTATCTCACATTTCTCTGCCAATGGAAAAGCCAAGCGAAACGTTGGCCAAAAAAGAAAGGCTAATGGCGGAAACTGTAGCCAAATACGACTATGAAGACTATCTAAATACGTTTGTCAAGTTGGAGGACAGAAGGTACTTGACAAGTGAACGGGTCATGCAGATGTTAGTGCCGTTTAGAGTCATTCCCGGGAAGATTTTGTTGAGCGAATCCAAGTTTCAGATGGAACAAGCAAAAGGTCCTCTGGGGGCTCACTATATTCTCACGCAGAATACTATTGCCAATGATCCACTGGCCATAGCACTGGCCGAGCGCGAGAAACTCAATGCCGTTAAAGAGATTTCGGTAAGAGTATTCGgattatttataatatatattaccaAATTATATTCCCAAATTCCCACCTAGAGCATTATATTTATAAGCACTCGTGACTCCAAGGGCTTTAGCATATCCGGCTATATTGACTATGAACAGAGTTTGCGGCACTGCAAGTTGGGCTATTCTTCGGCACACGATTGGGTCAATATTTTTGCCGGTAATCAGCGTCTCGAGCCGAACGAAAACGACCTGAGTTTCATCACATGGAAGACGGGCAAAGTCTTTTACAATAATTCGGATAATTACAAGATTATTCCGGACGCCATGAAGGGTTTGTGTTTCCAGCACAAGGGCGATGGTTGTGTGATTCTTATTGAAAAGCGCATGACTGAGGATAATCCAAACTGCAGTTTTGTGGAATCAGCAAAGAATGGTtcgatcattatctatgatcaTAAAATAAGGCGAAAAAATTGATGTGACATTAAACGAAATGCAATGAGTCTTATTTTTATGAtctgtttattcaaattacTCTCGACAGCTCTTTGGAGATCATATCAAACCTCTTGGTAGATCAAAAAGGCTGCCATAAACCAAAACAATATCAAGAACATCATAATATTTGGCACACACAATCGCGAAGAAGAGCCTCggacaaaacaaaataatcgAGCAGCAATAGGTCAGAGCACAACCAGACTAGACCAGACTGGCTGATGCCGCCTACGTCACCGACAAGCGTCATAAAGAATCTCAGGAGAGCATAAAAGAAACCATACGTATATCTAGTAAAGTTCAGAGAGAACTGGAGAGAGTGTTCCCCATTCACGACCAACATTCAAAGGGGACCGTCAGTAGGCGTTTAAAGCGCTCCAAGACTGGATGCTGCCGTCGCGTAGAAATAAattcacaaaaatatattttaaaaattctaCTTTACgtaattttgtgtgtgttttggtttGTGTGTGCCGTCTATATGTAGTTGAGTATTGAAAAAACGAAATGGCCGCTGCATTTagaaaattcaattagtttcgagtgtttttgtttttggaagcCAAAAAAGTAAAATGCATTTCTGTCCAGTCTACATTTATGCCTTTGTATTATTCAAAACGATTTTGGCCCTGAGTGGCGATGGTCGTAATGAAATCACAGTGGGTAGGTCTTCAGTCATTCATTCGAATGATTTATTCAATCATTTCCGTTCTGTTTAGGTGCCATTTtctatgaaaatgaaaaggaaatCGAACTCAGTTTCGATCAGGCATTTCGTGAGGTCAATAATTTGAAATTCGCGGAACTGCGTTTTGTCACTATCAAGCGATATATGCCATCGAATGATAGTTTCCTGCTACAACAGATTAGTGAGTATCGATCTTGAAGAGAACATGGCCATCGTAAACTTATGAGAAATTCATCTTCCGTGTAGCTTGTGAACTGATTTCCAATGGCGTTGCGGCTATTTTCGGACCAAGTTCAAAGGCAGCTAGTGGTACGTTCACGTTTCTCTCTAAGGCTGAAGACATATGTTCTATTCTGGttgttctcttttctttttttttgttgtagatATTGTGGCGCAAATTGCAAACACGACCGGCATTCCACATATAGAATACGATCTGAAACTGGAGGCTACGCGTCAGGAGCATTTAAATCATCAGATGTCTGTGAATGTGGCACCCACCTTGTCCGTTCTATCGCGTGCCTACTTTGAGATCATCAAAACGAACTATGAATGGCGCACCTTTACACTCATCTACGAAACGCCAGAGGGTCAGCTATACCATCAGTCAGATACCCTTTAATCTCTCATTCTGTATCTCTTATAGGTCTAGCACGCCTACAAGATCTTATGAACATTCATGCTCTTAACAGCGACTACGTAAAGCTCAGAAATCTGGCAGACTATGCAGGGGACTATCGAGTCTTATGGAAAGAGGCAGATGAGACCTTCCATGAACATCGCATCATATTGGATTGTGAGCCGGGAACATTGAAGGAATTACTCAAGATCTCTGTGGATTTCAAGTTACAGGGACCCTTTAGGGTAGCCTATCCATtggaaaaatatcaatatctattattaaaaattatgatatttctAGAACTGGTTCCTCACACATCTGAATACGCATAGTTCTGGATTAAAGGATATTTATAATGAAGATTTCAAGGCAAATATCACATCAGTGCGTTTGAAAATCGTGGATCCCAATCCCTTTGAGAGGAAAAAGACCCGCATTAGCAGAGTGGATGTAAGTTTGTACTAGAGTTCTGAATGAACTGGAAACCGAATCGATTCTGTGGGACTCAGCATTAGCTTCGTTTGCTCAGCTATAATCTGCGTCTCAGCATTCTCATTATATAAAAACGATTTTTCAAAAAGAAGCGTGTATATCTAAAAACTTCGTTTTTTTACTCGCTCACTCactattgaattttaattttctggtagagagaaagagaaagcaacaaacaaatcTTGTCAGTTTTTATCCGCAGTGCTCGCACTCGGTTCAGTTTGTATGTAAAGACATCAAAAATCCTCTCTCACATATTCTATCCTTAGCAAATACTAGGAAACCAAACGATGCTACCCATACTCATCTACGATGCTGTTGTGCTGTTTGCCAATTCGGCCAGGAATATTATAGCTGCCATGCAGCCCTATCATCCACCAAATAGACACTGTGGCAGTCCAAATCCTTGGATGCTGGGACCCTTTATAgtcaatgaaatgaaaacaataTCGGAGGATGATGTGGAGCCGCATTTCAAGACGGAAAACATGAAACTAGATGAAAACGGACAGCGTACACAGTTCAATCTGGAGATCTACAAGCCCACTGTGAACGAGCCTTTGATGATCTGGACACCGGATAATGGGATAAAGAGGCGTCACATTAGTCTGGATCTAGGGGACTCGGGTTCCACACAGGATTTCTCGGTGCAAAGGAAGGTCTACACTGTTGTCACGCACTATGAAGAGCCATATTTTATGATGAAGTATGAAGCCAAAGCAGTCTGTGGATGTTTTTTCAAGTGTTTTCTACTTCTTTCTTTTAGGGAAGATCATGAGAACTTCAGAGGTCGCGAAAAATACGAAGGCTATGCTGTGGATCTCATCAGTAAATTGTCAGAGCTTTTGGAATTTGATTATGAGTTTATGATtgtcaatggcaatggcaaataCAATTCAGAGACCAAGCAATGGGATGGCATTATAAGAAAACTAATAGATCACGTGGgtaacaaaaagaaaactatagAAATATGTTCTTAATTTGAGTTCCAACCACAGCATGCCCAAATAGGAGTCTGCGACCTGACCATCACCCAACTTCGACGCTCTGTAGTGGACTTTACGGTTCCCTTTATGCAGTTGGGGATCAGTATACTGCACTACAAGAGTCCTCCAGAGCCAAAGAACCAATTTGCCTTCCTAGAACCCTTTGCTGTGGAGGTCTGGATCTACATGATCTTTGCACAGCTGGTGAtgactttggcttttgtgttgATAGCCAGGTGAGAGTCCTTATGAGATCGGCTTGTATGCCTTATAATTCAAAGTTCTTTTTGTAGACTTTCCTATCGCGAATGGTTGCCACCAAATCCGGCCATCCCGGACCCCGATGAATTGGAAAATATATGGAATGTAAACAACTCCACGTGGCTTATGGTGGGATCTATCATGCAACAGGGTTGCGATATACTCCCCAGGTTGGACATGGTATTCTAAAGAAAAAAGATCATAAGATGatcattattttgttttattttcagagGCCCTCACATGCGAATTCTCACGGGAATGTGGTGGTTCTTTGCTTTGATGATGCTCAGTACCTACACTGCTAATTTGGCTGCCTTTTTGACCAGTAACAAATGGCAGAGTACCATCAAAGATTTACAGGGTCTCATTGAACAGGATGAAGTGAAGTACGGCAGCATGCGTGGTGGCAGTACTTCGCTGTTCTTTTCGGAATCGAATGAGACCGACTATCAGAGGGCCTGGAATCAAATGAAGGACTTTAATCCATCGGCAttcaccaccaccaacaaggAGGGTGTCGCACGAGTACGAAAGGAAAAGGGCTCCTATGCTTTTTTGATGGAGACCACCAGCCTTACCTATAATATTGAAAGGAACTGCGATTTGACACAGATTGGCGAACAGATTGGAGAGAAACATTATGGTTTGGCAGTGCCATTGGGTAAGGAATTATCTAGCATAAAATATAAGAgatatttatttgtacattCCCTTATTTCGATTTAGGAGCTGACTATCGCACTAACCTAAGTGTTTCCATACTTCAATTGAGCGAGAAGGGTGAGCTCTACAAAATGAAGAACAAGTGGTGGAAGAACCACAACGTTACCTGCGACACCTTCCATGAGGTGGACGGGGATGAGCTATCGATTATCGAGCTGGGCGGTGTATTCCTTGTACTAGCTGGAGGCGTGCTCACTGGCGTGATTTTGGGCATATTTGAGTTCCTCTGGAATGTCCAGCATGTGGCTGTTGAGGAACGTGTCACACCCTGGCAGGCACTGAAAGCGGAACTCATCTTTGCCCTCAAATTTTGGGTGCCCAAGAAACCCCTAAGAATATCCGGTAGCAGCGAGAAATCCTCCTCTCGTAGATCATCTGGCTCTAAGAAGAGTCGCAGCAAGACGGGCAGttaggaaaacaaaaacataaactgTGTAATAACATTTAAAGttgaattaaaattatttcttGAACGTGAAACTGAAGAGAAGTCCACAAGGAAATTGGGCAATCTATGGTTTTGGTCGCTTTGatttatgcatatacatatgtacatatatattttgtgctATATTTATAGAGACTTTTTGTGGACTACTTACTTAGAGGGTGCTTTAGGGGTATATAAGACTAGATCGGAGACTTGTATGTGGATCTCAAAGATGGTTTTAGAGAGCTTAAGAGCTTATTAAAAGTATCTGAAACTTAGGAAATATTTCAGTCTAAGGGTATAAAATATTCGACTCTCTTACTGCTTTTTTGTGGTACCCTACTTAGCCGGCTATGGGGGCGTCCGGTTAGCCTAATTTTAGAGAACATTTAGTTTTCATTTATTGGTCCATTTCCAGCTACAGATGATGCCCAGGGTCTGCCTGGTCGATACAGagcgtttctctctctctttttttttgtgatgcGTGTTATCCATAAAACAAATGGCTCCTTCCACCCacgattgttgttgctctcccagatagagagagagagagagagagagagagagcgagagagagggatcgtagacagctccataaaat from Drosophila pseudoobscura strain MV-25-SWS-2005 chromosome 4, UCI_Dpse_MV25, whole genome shotgun sequence encodes the following:
- the GluRIIA gene encoding glutamate receptor ionotropic, kainate 1, translating into MHFCPVYIYAFVLFKTILALSGDGRNEITVGAIFYENEKEIELSFDQAFREVNNLKFAELRFVTIKRYMPSNDSFLLQQITCELISNGVAAIFGPSSKAASDIVAQIANTTGIPHIEYDLKLEATRQEHLNHQMSVNVAPTLSVLSRAYFEIIKTNYEWRTFTLIYETPEGLARLQDLMNIHALNSDYVKLRNLADYAGDYRVLWKEADETFHEHRIILDCEPGTLKELLKISVDFKLQGPFRNWFLTHLNTHSSGLKDIYNEDFKANITSVRLKIVDPNPFERKKTRISRVDQILGNQTMLPILIYDAVVLFANSARNIIAAMQPYHPPNRHCGSPNPWMLGPFIVNEMKTISEDDVEPHFKTENMKLDENGQRTQFNLEIYKPTVNEPLMIWTPDNGIKRRHISLDLGDSGSTQDFSVQRKVYTVVTHYEEPYFMMKEDHENFRGREKYEGYAVDLISKLSELLEFDYEFMIVNGNGKYNSETKQWDGIIRKLIDHHAQIGVCDLTITQLRRSVVDFTVPFMQLGISILHYKSPPEPKNQFAFLEPFAVEVWIYMIFAQLVMTLAFVLIARLSYREWLPPNPAIPDPDELENIWNVNNSTWLMVGSIMQQGCDILPRGPHMRILTGMWWFFALMMLSTYTANLAAFLTSNKWQSTIKDLQGLIEQDEVKYGSMRGGSTSLFFSESNETDYQRAWNQMKDFNPSAFTTTNKEGVARVRKEKGSYAFLMETTSLTYNIERNCDLTQIGEQIGEKHYGLAVPLGADYRTNLSVSILQLSEKGELYKMKNKWWKNHNVTCDTFHEVDGDELSIIELGGVFLVLAGGVLTGVILGIFEFLWNVQHVAVEERVTPWQALKAELIFALKFWVPKKPLRISGSSEKSSSRRSSGSKKSRSKTGS